The sequence below is a genomic window from Lelliottia sp. JS-SCA-14.
AGCGTGGACTGGTTCACCGACGGAGCCACCGGGAAAGCAGCAATTTATACCGCGCCTTTCGATGCGGTGGTGCTCGACCTGACGCTGCCGGGCATGGACGGCCTCGATATCCTGCGCGAATGGCGCGAAAACGGGCGCAGCGAGCCGGTGCTGATCCTCACCGCGCGCGATGCTCTCGATCAGCGCGTCGAAGGTTTGCGGCTCGGCGCGGACGACTATCTGTGCAAACCCTTTGCCCTGATCGAAGTGGCGGCGCGCCTCGAAGCGCTGGTGCGGCGCAGCCACGGCAAAACCCGCAGCGAACTGCGCCACGGCCCGGTCACGCTCGACCCGGTCAGTCTGGTCGCGACCCTCAACGGCGAAACGCTGGTCCTCAAACCGAAAGAGTTCGCCCTGCTGGAGCTATTGATGCGTAACGCGGGCCGGGTTCTGCAGCGCAAACTGATCGAAGAGAAGCTTTATACCTGGGACGACGACGTCTCCAGCAACGCCGTCGAAGTCCACGTCCATCATTTACGTCGCAAGCTCGGCAGCCATTTTATCCGCACCGTGCACGGCATCGGTTATACCCTGGGTGACGCATGAAACTGACTCAACGCCTGAGCCTGAAGCTGCGCCTGACGCTGCTTTTTCTGGTGCTGTCCCTCGGCGCATGGCTGGCGGCCAGCGTCGTCGCCTGGCAGCAGACCACCCACAAGCTAGACAAGCTGTTCGATACCCAGCAGATGCTGTTCGCCAAACGGCTGATGACCATGGATCTCGACGAACTTAACGCGCCGGTGCGCATGAGCGACGTACCGAAAAAAGCCAAACACGGCCATCTGGATGACGACGCGCTGGCGTTTGCTATCTACTCCGCCGACGGGAAAATGCTGCTCAACGACGGCGAAAATGGCCGGGATATTCCTTATCACTATCGCCGCGACGGTTTTACGGACGGACGGCTGAAGGACGATAACGACGAATGGCGTTTTCTGTGGCTGAGCGCGCCGAACGGCAAATACCGGATTGTGGTCGGCCAGGAGTGGGAGTATCGCCAGGAGATGGCGCTGGATATTGTCACCTCGCAGCTCACCCCGTGGCTGGTGGCGCTCCCGCTGATGCTGCTGCTGTTGATTGTGTTACTCGCCCGCGAACTGCGTCCGTTGAAAAATCTTGCCCGGACGTTGCGCCAGCGGTCACCCGATGCAACCGATCAGCTGGCGACAAACGGGCTACCGACGGAAGTGCGCCCGCTGCTCGACGCCCTGAATCATCTGTTTACCCGCACCCAGGAGATGATGACCCGCGAGCGGCGCTTTACCTCGGATGCCGCCCACGAACTGCGCAGCCCGCTGGCCGCTCTGAAGGTGCAGACCGAAGTGGCGCAGCTGTCACTCGACGATCCGCAGGCGCAGGAAAAAGCGCTCAAACAGCTGCACGCGGGGATCGACCGCGCCTCGCGGCTGGTGGATCAGCTCCTCACCCTTTCACGGCTTGATTCGCTGGAAAATCTCGATGATATCCAGCCGATCGCGCTGGCGGATCTGCTGCAATCGGCGGTGATGGACAATTACCATCCGGCGCAGCAGGCGGGCATCGAACTGCGTCTGAACATCCACGCGCCTGACGTGGTGCGCTCCGGCCAGCCGCTACTGCTGAGCCTGCTGGTGCGCAATCTTCTGGATAATGCCGTGCGTTATAGCCCGCGCGGAAGCGTGGTAGATGTCACCCTGGAAGCCAACTGTTTTATCGTGCGCGACAACGGGCCGGGAATTTCTGCTGCCGATTTGGCGCGCATCGGCGAGCGTTTTTATCGTCCACCAGGCCAGGAACAGACCGGCAGCGGGCTGGGGTTATCCATCGTCAAACGCATCGCCACCCTGCACGGGATGCGGGTCACCCTTGCCAACGCGCGCGAGGGCGGGTTTGAGGCGACGGTGAGCTGGTAGTCAGATTATTGCCCTGTGAGCAAAAGACTTTGCACATTTTGCTCATTTTTCCGCA
It includes:
- the qseB gene encoding quorum sensing response regulator transcription factor QseB, with translation MRILLVEDDRLIGDGIKAGLTKMGFSVDWFTDGATGKAAIYTAPFDAVVLDLTLPGMDGLDILREWRENGRSEPVLILTARDALDQRVEGLRLGADDYLCKPFALIEVAARLEALVRRSHGKTRSELRHGPVTLDPVSLVATLNGETLVLKPKEFALLELLMRNAGRVLQRKLIEEKLYTWDDDVSSNAVEVHVHHLRRKLGSHFIRTVHGIGYTLGDA
- the qseC gene encoding quorum sensing histidine kinase QseC; protein product: MKLTQRLSLKLRLTLLFLVLSLGAWLAASVVAWQQTTHKLDKLFDTQQMLFAKRLMTMDLDELNAPVRMSDVPKKAKHGHLDDDALAFAIYSADGKMLLNDGENGRDIPYHYRRDGFTDGRLKDDNDEWRFLWLSAPNGKYRIVVGQEWEYRQEMALDIVTSQLTPWLVALPLMLLLLIVLLARELRPLKNLARTLRQRSPDATDQLATNGLPTEVRPLLDALNHLFTRTQEMMTRERRFTSDAAHELRSPLAALKVQTEVAQLSLDDPQAQEKALKQLHAGIDRASRLVDQLLTLSRLDSLENLDDIQPIALADLLQSAVMDNYHPAQQAGIELRLNIHAPDVVRSGQPLLLSLLVRNLLDNAVRYSPRGSVVDVTLEANCFIVRDNGPGISAADLARIGERFYRPPGQEQTGSGLGLSIVKRIATLHGMRVTLANAREGGFEATVSW